A genomic segment from bacterium encodes:
- the hrcA gene encoding heat-inducible transcriptional repressor HrcA has translation MSKDSKSDLGPRKSLILKAIITDYVQTAEPVGSEILVQRYELGVKPATVRNEMAEMAEMGYLYQPHTSAGRIPSDIAYRYYVDRLMQISPITEDVQSYLNRTSETGGEFYQVLAETCKLLARMTQYTSLATTLRQSDIKIRQVVLSPINAQRLLLVVVLSNGQVENRLLDAPKGLSIEDLAKASLELTKVVDQPLGSIATHHDEQAMEQEQPWQQVSRRAMRLIRKITRELSRGKVLMAGEIHMLEQPEFQKDIERLEVLLRALDEENLIHNSMENSVSDQVTVVIGEENTLEPMRFCSLIASRFYVGTHEAGTIGVLGPTRMRYEQAVSIVDLAARSLSKVLTYLMGN, from the coding sequence ATGAGTAAAGATTCAAAATCGGATTTAGGCCCGCGCAAAAGTCTTATTCTTAAGGCGATTATCACCGACTATGTTCAAACAGCGGAACCTGTCGGCTCGGAGATTCTCGTTCAGCGATATGAGCTGGGCGTTAAACCCGCTACCGTGCGCAACGAGATGGCAGAAATGGCGGAGATGGGGTACCTCTATCAACCCCATACCTCGGCAGGAAGAATCCCTTCGGACATCGCTTACCGCTATTACGTCGACCGTTTAATGCAAATTTCTCCAATTACTGAAGACGTTCAATCCTATCTGAACAGAACATCCGAAACTGGTGGCGAGTTTTATCAGGTACTTGCAGAGACATGCAAGCTGCTGGCGCGGATGACTCAATACACCTCTCTAGCAACTACCCTAAGACAGTCCGATATAAAAATTCGCCAGGTTGTTCTCTCTCCAATTAATGCTCAACGGTTACTGCTAGTGGTCGTTCTAAGCAACGGCCAGGTAGAAAATCGCCTACTGGATGCGCCAAAGGGGTTATCGATTGAGGACCTTGCCAAAGCTTCATTAGAACTCACTAAGGTAGTCGATCAACCTCTGGGTTCAATCGCCACTCACCATGATGAACAGGCGATGGAACAAGAGCAACCATGGCAGCAAGTATCTCGTCGAGCAATGAGGCTAATCCGCAAGATTACACGCGAGCTATCACGCGGTAAAGTGCTGATGGCCGGTGAAATTCATATGCTCGAGCAACCCGAATTCCAAAAGGATATCGAACGTCTCGAAGTGTTGCTACGAGCGTTGGATGAAGAGAACCTGATCCATAATTCGATGGAAAACTCGGTTAGTGACCAAGTCACGGTTGTCATCGGCGAAGAGAACACACTTGAACCGATGCGGTTCTGCAGTTTAATCGCCTCACGTTTCTATGTCGGCACACACGAAGCAGGCACTATCGGAGTTCTCGGCCCCACGCGTATGCGCTACGAGCAAGCAGTCTCTATCGTAGATTTAGCTGCTCGCAGTCTAAGCAAAGTACTCACTTACCTAATGGGTAATTAA